A genome region from Clostridium pasteurianum includes the following:
- a CDS encoding response regulator transcription factor, whose product MNSILIIEDEKSVSEVVKAYLEKEGYVVFTTENGLDGIEIFRKKRIDLVILDLMLPDIDGEEVCKILRKISDVYIFMLTAKSTLSDKIEGLNIGADEYLIKPLSPRELTARVNALFRRVGRNKENILSFDNNRLIIDIDKRTVKLNGEEVSLTPNEFDILYFLASNKGKVFTREAIIERVFGIDFEGSDRSIDVHIKNLRKKIEEDTKSPRYILTVTKVGYKFGDEL is encoded by the coding sequence ATGAATAGCATTCTAATAATTGAAGATGAAAAAAGTGTATCAGAAGTTGTAAAGGCATATTTGGAGAAAGAAGGATATGTGGTGTTTACTACTGAAAACGGATTAGACGGAATTGAAATTTTTAGAAAAAAAAGAATTGATCTTGTGATTTTAGATTTAATGTTGCCAGATATCGATGGTGAAGAAGTTTGCAAAATACTTAGAAAAATATCAGATGTATATATTTTTATGCTAACTGCTAAAAGCACTTTAAGTGATAAAATAGAAGGATTAAATATTGGAGCTGATGAATATTTAATAAAACCATTAAGTCCAAGGGAACTTACTGCCCGTGTAAATGCACTCTTTAGAAGAGTCGGAAGAAATAAAGAAAATATTCTCTCTTTTGATAACAATAGATTAATAATTGATATTGATAAAAGAACAGTTAAATTAAATGGAGAAGAAGTAAGTTTAACTCCTAATGAATTTGATATATTATATTTTTTAGCTTCAAATAAAGGAAAAGTATTTACAAGAGAAGCAATAATAGAGAGAGTTTTTGGTATTGATTTTGAGGGCTCAGATAGAAGTATAGATGTTCATATAAAAAATTTACGCAAGAAAATTGAGGAAGATACTAAATCTCCAAGGTACATACTTACTGTTACAAAGGTCGGTTATAAATTTGGTGATGAATTATGA